A segment of the Leptospira barantonii genome:
GATGATGACGATGCAGGCGGAAGTAAGAAATCCTAAGAATAAACTCATTGCGATCGCGACTTCCAGCGTGTTGATCTTACAAGAATCTATGCTGAAAAGAATGACGAGCAAACAAGAACAAGAAGATTGATCTAAAAATCGACTGCGGTCAGTTACAGTCCTTCTGTCCGCAGTTTTCTCGTTCCTCTTCCGTTTCCAGAGTTACGTGCGCGATCCTAAGTCCCTTTAAAATTTCTCTCGCCTTCGACTTGATAACCCTTTGACGTTCCCAAGGAAGATCGTTTTTCAAAACGAGATGAGCCGTAAGAGCGTTTTCGGTCGTGCTCAAGGACCAAATATGAACATGATGAATGTTTAATACACCTTCTATGGACTTGAGTTCCTTTTCGACGGTTTCCGATTGAATCGTATCGGGTGTCGAATCCAGACTGAGCCTTAAACTTTGTTTAAAAAGAGGAATGTTGCCGTAGACGATTACCACTGCGACCGCGATTCCCACGATCGGATCGATCCAAATATAATCCAGCCATTGGATCATAAGACCGGAGATGATCACACCCACGGACACAAGACCGTCCGCAAGAAGATGCATATACGCGCCCTTCATGTTCAGATCCTCGTCTTTACTTTTGAAAAACAACAAGGAAGAGGAGAAGTTTACGATCACACCGATAAACGCGACGATCGCGATCATTCCTCCCGGAACCGGAGTCGGTCTGGATAACTTTTCGATGGATTCGTAAGCGATAAAAAGAACCGTACCAAAAATCAAAATCGAATTGAGTAAACTCATGAGGATGGACGATTTTTTCCAGCCGTATGTAAAACCCGGAGAAGGTCTTTTATCCTGAAGTTTGACGGCGATCAACGCGAGTATCAAAGAACTTACGTCCATTAAGTTATGCCCCGCGTCCGAAATCAAAGCGAGGGAACCGTTCCAAAGGCCGAATCCGGCTTCTATACCCGCATAAAGCAAATTGAGAACGATCGCGATTACGAGACTTTTACTCGCGCTTCCGTGATGATGCGCGTGGGAATGATCCGAGTGATCGTGAGAATGGTTATGAGAATGATGATGGTGGTGATGTCCCATGAGTTCTTCCGAGTTTGAATGATACCTTTCCCAGAATAGCCGAGCCACAAGTCTGTAAACAGAAAAATAGGGTCGTTGTTGAGAATCGGTTCTCTTAAAAGAAACGCTCTTCGATCCGAGCGCCGATTTTTCCGCCGTGATTTTGTAAGAGTCGCTTTCTATTAGACTTTTCTAAAGAAGAATCCGTCAGTTGGATGAGTTCGGATCGAATGATTTTTTACCGTTTAAGGAACGGAGAATCTCCTCAAGTTTCGAAATACGATCCGAGTTCTTTAAACCTTTGTAAGCCCGAATGAGATTTCGAAGATTACGCGCGTTTTTCGGATCTCTGGTTCTGAGTCTTTCGCCCACGTCCACGGCTTGATTCATATCACCCGCTTTGCGGAGCATTCTCGAGGTATAGCCGAGCATGATATCGTCGGAAGGAACGGCACTAAGATATTCTTGAGCGCAGAATGTCGCTTTAATATATTCTCTCAAACGAAAATAAGAAAAACTCAGCTCTTTCAAAGCCGCCGGATGTGTTTGTTTTCCTTCCTGGATATCGGAAAAGAATTTGTCCAAGGATTTCTTGTCCTTTTTGGCGAGTTTGATCCTCACTCTTTTGGGGACTTGTCCGTTCCATTCAATTTTCATAATGGAAAGATCGTCTGTAAGAACTCCTTCCCGATTCAATTGAGAATTGATCTTTTCCAAACTTCCGTTCGATTCCTCCACGATGCGGAGAATTCTCGTTTCGTCGTAGTTCATATTCTTTTTGCCGTCTATGTTTTCCAAAAGAATATCGTCTCTTCCATCCGAGCCGTTGAACAAAACGTCCCCCGGCATAAACTGAAACGTTTGAACGGACAAGGCGCCTTCCACAAGTTGAGAACCTAACTTTCTATAAAAATGATTCTCCCCAAGAAAGGAAGCGATTCCGTCCCTGTAAAGAATGGAATACGGATGTTCCGCATTCATGTAATACGCGAATCCAGTCTCGTCCTCAATCACGCCTAACACGATCGATACGAGCATGGAACCTTCGAAACTCTCGAAAACTCTATGCAATTCTATGAATGCGTTTTTGAGCCATCTTTCCGGATAAAGATCCTTCATAAAGGAGCTGAATCTTGTTCTTTCGATGATGGATTTGAAAACCGCTCCTAAAACGAGAGCCCCGCCCGCACCTTGCATGGATTTTCCCATCGCGTCCGCGTTGAAAAAAACGGTGACCCTTTTTCCCTTCAAAACGATACTTTCGGTTTTACAAAGATCGCCCCCGATCTCGTTTTCCCTGTTTTTAAAATGAAATTGTTTCTTCTGTTTGATGAAAAATTCTATTCTAACGTTTTTGCTTTCCGCGTTGTTTTGACCGAGAGGATTGATGAGAAGAGAAGTAAGAAAATAATCCCCGTCCTGTTGATCCTTAAGAATACTCAAATTTTCTAATGTTTCCGAAAGTTCCTTGGTTCGTTCCTCGACCCTTTGTTCGAGGTTTGCGTTGAGTTCTTCCGTTTTTGCGTGTAGTTCGCTGAATCGTTCCGCAAGAATTGTGGCGATTCCCATTACGTAGAAAAAAAATCCGTATTTGCTGAACGCAAAACCGGTGTTGAAAAACATCGAATCCAATACGTCGTAGAACGCCGTAAAGGTGATGATGACCGTCCCCAGAAACAATCTTCTTGCCGCGGGAAGTTTATGGCGAATTCCGCGGATCAAAACGTAAAAGTTCATCGGAACCGCAAAGAAAAGCGCGCCGATCTGCCAAACTCGCAACAGATATTCGCAGATATACATCGGAGCAAAAAAAGTGGGAATCGTTAAAAGGGCGTTGAAGATCGAATAATAAAAAATCGGCCGGCTCGTTCTTCCGTTAAACAACTGACTCATAAACGTAAAATAACAGGAGATGCAGATATACAAACCGATCAGCTCGATCCTTTGGATGATCGTGGAATCGATCGGATTTTCAAAAACGGGAGAGGATCTTGTGTAGATATAAAGTCCGATCAAAAGGGCGAACAAACCGAACGTAAGATTGTATCGTTCCTTTCTTCGTTTGATAAAAAGAAAAAGATGATATAACCCCGTTGTGATGTAGATTCCGATCAGAATGAGGGTAATTCTATCCTGTTCTTTGTATATAAGATCTTTATAATATCCTACGTCGTAACCCGAGGTCAGATAAAAACCCGTATGATCGAATTTCGGATCTCCCGAAATTTTAATCAGAAGACGGTTGTTTTCGGTTTTTAGAATCTTACGATCGATTTCGTAAACCTGACCGCGAACGGTTCTGTGAAACGAAACTCCGTTAGCGGAAATTTCTCCCTCGTTAGCGATCGGTTTTCCGTTGATGTATACTTCGAAAACTTCTCCGATTTCTCCGAAACGGATTCCGGGTTCCAGAGAACTTTTTAAAAAGTCCCGAGGCAGATCGAATTCGGTATAAAACGAAAACGTATGAACTTTGGATTTGTGAGGATAAAACTTATTCGTCCAGATCGGAAAGGATTCGACACGTTTCCATTCCTTATCGGGAACGAAATCCTCTTTTAAAAAACGGTCCTCGTATCGATCGAGAATACGCCAGGTCTTCGGCTTACATTCTCCGTTTGAATCGCAGGTTTTTATAAGATCGATCGAGTCTTGTGCGGAAAGCGAAGTCGAAAAGATCGAAAGTAAGAGGAATGTATATGCAAAAATTCTAAACTGATAACTCATTTGTTTCTTTCTGAAACGAAAAATTCCCGTTCCGGAATCGCGATCCTTTCGTTCGGTCGAAACTCCTTAAAGGATGGAGAAAGGGCCGAAAAAGATCTTATTTAAAAAAAGATTCTCAAATCTTAAAAGATCCAGGGGAGAATGAATCGGAACGCCTCTTTTACAAGCATATTTTTCGAATTCCAGACGGAGCCGTTTGTTCTTTGCGAACTCAAAGCTTTTCCTAAAAAATGTCGGGAAAATTGTCACAGAAGTAAACTATTGTTGCAATTGTTGTTAAAAAAAGTATTTATTGTCGATTTATGTTTTGGAAGAAATTGACTAAATTCTTTTTCATTCTTCTTTTGCTGTTATGTCACAGCCTGAATGCGTATCAAGAAGATGGACATTTTTACACGGTGCAAACCGTTTTAAATAATTTTCATACTCCTTCTCCGTTGACAAAGGATGAAATCGCTCTCGTAGCTTTTTGCACTCAACTTCCCGACGAGGTTCCCGAGTTAGACGCGATCACCGTTTATAAAAAACTTGCACTTAAACATCCGTTCGATTATCTACTTTGGGTTTTTACCGATCACGGTTCGCCAAAGACCCTGGGAAGAATGGCGGAAGTGCAACAGTTGCTTCACGGTTTGACCGGAGGTGACAGCGAACATCTGAGAAACGTTGCGCTCGTTACCTTGGATCGTCTTCGAAACGATCTTACCTCCAAAAAAGAAAAACCTCCCGAAAAACTTTGCGCGTTGGGTTTCGCATTTCATCTTTTGGGAGATTCTTTCGCACATCGTAAACTGCGGAATGATAAAAAGATGTACCCCACTGGAAGAGGTCACGCTTCCGATATGACCTTGCCCGATCATCCGGTTCACAGTATGGAACGTGTTTCCGATTGGGAGAATTACGCAAAGGGAATTCCCGGTTTGTTTCGTTCAAACTTAAAAGAGGTCGTGATCAATGACGACTTCCCGAAGGCAAAGGAACTTACCACCAACAATCCTTGGCATTGTATTTTCGGAACCAAGTGCGAGGATAAACTTAGGAAAATTCTTCTCAATCGTTTGACCGAATCCAAGTCGTATCCGAAATACAATCCGATTCAAAAGGAACGTTATCCCGCAAACAATTGTCAGGAATACGTTCAAAGAGTTGTGGAACAAAAAGATATTCCTTTCACTCCCGATTGCGGAGGTTCTTGGAAAATTTATAAACAAGTTTCTTTGGATGTTTGGAAACGGCTCGGTTATTTCGACGACGAGAAGTCCCGCAAACAAATCCAACTCTATGAGGGAGACGACCTATGGCAGAATCGTTAAGCGAAGAGAACCCGCGTAAAAAAAGAAAAAAGAAAGTAAAGAACAAGGCGATCTGGGGAGAAGTTCTGATCGTATTCGCAGGTCTTCCGATTCTGATCGGTTGGATCGTGGCCCGCACCTTTGTATGCTGGGGCAACTTAAGTTTTACGGGAGAAGTGTTCTGTACGATCTCGG
Coding sequences within it:
- a CDS encoding cation diffusion facilitator family transporter, with amino-acid sequence MGHHHHHHSHNHSHDHSDHSHAHHHGSASKSLVIAIVLNLLYAGIEAGFGLWNGSLALISDAGHNLMDVSSLILALIAVKLQDKRPSPGFTYGWKKSSILMSLLNSILIFGTVLFIAYESIEKLSRPTPVPGGMIAIVAFIGVIVNFSSSLLFFKSKDEDLNMKGAYMHLLADGLVSVGVIISGLMIQWLDYIWIDPIVGIAVAVVIVYGNIPLFKQSLRLSLDSTPDTIQSETVEKELKSIEGVLNIHHVHIWSLSTTENALTAHLVLKNDLPWERQRVIKSKAREILKGLRIAHVTLETEEERENCGQKDCN
- a CDS encoding SpoIIE family protein phosphatase, with product MSYQFRIFAYTFLLLSIFSTSLSAQDSIDLIKTCDSNGECKPKTWRILDRYEDRFLKEDFVPDKEWKRVESFPIWTNKFYPHKSKVHTFSFYTEFDLPRDFLKSSLEPGIRFGEIGEVFEVYINGKPIANEGEISANGVSFHRTVRGQVYEIDRKILKTENNRLLIKISGDPKFDHTGFYLTSGYDVGYYKDLIYKEQDRITLILIGIYITTGLYHLFLFIKRRKERYNLTFGLFALLIGLYIYTRSSPVFENPIDSTIIQRIELIGLYICISCYFTFMSQLFNGRTSRPIFYYSIFNALLTIPTFFAPMYICEYLLRVWQIGALFFAVPMNFYVLIRGIRHKLPAARRLFLGTVIITFTAFYDVLDSMFFNTGFAFSKYGFFFYVMGIATILAERFSELHAKTEELNANLEQRVEERTKELSETLENLSILKDQQDGDYFLTSLLINPLGQNNAESKNVRIEFFIKQKKQFHFKNRENEIGGDLCKTESIVLKGKRVTVFFNADAMGKSMQGAGGALVLGAVFKSIIERTRFSSFMKDLYPERWLKNAFIELHRVFESFEGSMLVSIVLGVIEDETGFAYYMNAEHPYSILYRDGIASFLGENHFYRKLGSQLVEGALSVQTFQFMPGDVLFNGSDGRDDILLENIDGKKNMNYDETRILRIVEESNGSLEKINSQLNREGVLTDDLSIMKIEWNGQVPKRVRIKLAKKDKKSLDKFFSDIQEGKQTHPAALKELSFSYFRLREYIKATFCAQEYLSAVPSDDIMLGYTSRMLRKAGDMNQAVDVGERLRTRDPKNARNLRNLIRAYKGLKNSDRISKLEEILRSLNGKKSFDPNSSN